A single Phragmites australis chromosome 4, lpPhrAust1.1, whole genome shotgun sequence DNA region contains:
- the LOC133915524 gene encoding ACT domain-containing protein ACR3-like yields MKYVSGPYFEPDFDLLLDRFGTPGVVVDNETREDCTLVKVDSVNRDGVLLEMVQLLTDLDLVISKSYISSDGGWLMDVFHVTDQIGRKLTDPSLPEFIQRALVPFHRPGNGPSPKFTTCLGNVVGPGGPDVSDCATLEFTVHDRPGLLSSITSVLVDNGCHVASGQAWTHNGRAAGVLYVTATADGTTLHPSRWVRIERLVNAVVDARENVTGERHWVCMSEPVQGRVHTERRLHQLMHDDRDYESGPAPTPVDEELFSMGEKATTARTARRMETRVSIDSWEERGYAVVKMTSRDRPRLLFDTVCALTDMQYVVFHATVGSQGPLAIQEYYIRHKDGRTVDSNAERQKVSRCLVAAVERRATHGVMVEVRAADRSGLLSDFTRVLREHGLSLLRVELKRHNDEAVGIFYLVTDTGGEVRAEAVRAVQARVGEMDISLDVLKEAPGWPPLRKTSLPAPPVTGQAQERPRPSLGSLLWSHLGKLSNNFGYIRS; encoded by the exons ATGAAGTACGTCTCCGGGCCGTACTTCGAGCCGGACTTCGATCTGCTCCTCGACCGCTTCGGCACCCCCGG GGTTGTCGTCGACAATGAGACGCGCGAGGACTGCACGCTCGTGAAG GTTGACAGCGTGAACCGGGATGGCGTGCTGCTGGAGATGGTGCAGCTGCTCACCGATCTCGACCTCGTCATCTCCAAGTCCTACATCTCCTCCGACGGCGGCTGGCTCATGGATG TGTTCCATGTGACGGACCAGATCGGGCGCAAGCTGACCGACCCATCGCTCCCCGAGTTCATCCAGCGAGCACTCGTGCCGTTCCACCGGCCCGGCAATGGCCCGTCGCCCAAGTTCACCACGTGCCTGGGCAACGTGGTCGGGCCGGGCGGCCCCGACGTGTCGGACTGCGCCACCCTCGAGTTCACGGTGCACGACCGGCCGGGGCTCCTGTCATCCATCACCTCCGTGCTCGTCGACAACGGCTGCCACGTCGCGTCCGGGCAGGCATGGACGCACAACGGCCGCGCCGCGGGCGTGCTCTACGTGACGGCCACCGCGGACGGCACGACGCTGCACCCAAGCCGGTGGGTGCGCATCGAGCGTCTGGTGAACGCCGTGGTGGACGCGCGCGAGAACGTGACAGGGGAGCGGCACTGGGTGTGCATGTCGGAGCCCGTGCAGGGCCGCGTCCACACGGAGCGACGACTGCACCAGCTGATGCACGACGACCGGGACTACGAATCCGGGCCGGCCCCGACGCCCGTCGACGAGGAGCTCTTCAGCATGGGAGAAAAGGCGACCACGGCCCGGACCGCCCGGCGCATGGAGACGCGGGTGTCCATCGACAGCTGGGAGGAGAGGGGCTACGCCGTCGTCAAGATGACGAGCAGGGATCGCCCCAGGCTGCTCTTCGACACGGTGTGCGCGCTCACCGACATGCAGTACGTCGTCTTCCATGCCACCGTCGGGTCCCAGGGGCCCCTTGCCATTCAG GAATATTACATCCGGCACAAGGACGGGCGCACGGTCGACAGCAACGCCGAGCGGCAGAAGGTCTCCCGGTGCCTCGTCGCCGCAGTGGAGCGGAGGGCCACTCAT GGCGTGATGGTGGAGGTGCGTGCCGCCGACCGGTCGGGGTTGCTATCGGACTTCACCAGGGTACTGCGGGAGCACGGCCTGTCGCTACTGAGGGTTGAACTCAAGAGGCACAACGACGAGGCCGTTGGGATCTTTTACCTTGTCACGGACACTGGCGGCGAGGTGCGAGCTGAGGCAGTGCGCGCCGTGCAAGCGAGGGTAGGCGAGATGGACATCTCGCTCGACGTGCTCAAGGAGGCCCCTGGCTGGCCGCCGTTGAGGAAGACCAGCCTGCCGGCTCCGCCTGTCACCGGGCAGGCCCAGGAAAGGCCGAGACCTTCCCTGGGGAGCCTTCTGTGGTCACACCTAGGAAAGCTCTCAAATAATTTTGGCTACATCCGGTCTTAA